In one window of Tenacibaculum mesophilum DNA:
- the gldF gene encoding gliding motility-associated ABC transporter permease subunit GldF → MLPLLKKEFNSFFASPIAYLVIGVFLLVNGLFLWVFKDNFNILNAGFADLNSFFYLAPWLFLFLIPAITMKSFADEFNSGTIEILKTKPLTDWQIVLGKFFASLLLVVIAILPTLTYTYTVYQLGSPVGNLDVGSTIGSYLGLLFLAATYTAVGLFTSTLSKNQIVAFILSVFITFALFYGFDAVGSSLGNSGYTLQQFGINEHFKSISRGVIDTRDLIYFISVTFFFLFITKQQLKNE, encoded by the coding sequence TTGTTACCACTACTAAAGAAAGAATTTAACTCATTTTTTGCCTCTCCCATTGCCTATTTGGTTATTGGAGTATTTTTACTTGTGAATGGCTTATTTTTATGGGTATTTAAAGACAATTTCAACATTTTAAATGCGGGGTTTGCCGATTTAAATAGCTTTTTTTATTTAGCTCCATGGTTGTTCTTATTCCTGATTCCTGCTATTACAATGAAAAGTTTTGCTGATGAATTTAATAGCGGAACTATTGAAATTCTAAAAACGAAACCGCTTACCGATTGGCAAATTGTACTGGGTAAGTTTTTTGCTTCTCTTTTGTTAGTTGTCATCGCCATATTACCAACATTAACCTATACATATACTGTATATCAATTAGGAAGTCCTGTTGGAAATTTAGATGTAGGTAGTACTATAGGTTCGTATTTAGGTTTATTATTTTTAGCAGCAACTTATACAGCTGTTGGATTGTTTACTTCTACCCTATCCAAAAATCAAATTGTGGCATTTATTTTAAGTGTATTTATCACTTTTGCTTTATTCTATGGTTTTGATGCTGTAGGTTCTTCTTTAGGAAACTCAGGATACACTTTACAACAATTTGGTATTAACGAACACTTTAAAAGCATTAGTCGTGGTGTAATAGATACTCGTGATTTAATCTATTTTATCAGTGTTACATTCTTCTTTTTATTCATCACTAAACAACAGTTAAAAAATGAATAA
- the gldG gene encoding gliding motility-associated ABC transporter substrate-binding protein GldG encodes MNKKLQHIALALIGLLIVNYIANSVYKRFDLTQDKRYTLSEVSENLIDKIDTPLTIHVFLEGDFPAEFKRLQIETRQFLEELQAKNANIRFRFINPDNIRERLVKRGMMPSQLTVEEDGKLSEAIIFPWAEITYGKKVELISLLPNSIAKTQEAQLQNAVEKLEYSFANALHNVTLKERQKIAVLAGNGELQDIYQYSLLSEVGKKYRLAKFTLDSVANNPQKTLKDLRAYDLAIIAKPTERFTEEEKLTVDQFIANGGKSLWMLDNNYADTDSLYNEGKMLAFPRDLNLTDLLFGYQVRVNNKLIQDLYSAKIPLATGNVGNQTQFQHLNWFYHPLVSGNPNHPITKNVAPVRFRFATQIDTLKGNLKKTPLLVTSVLTKQTGTPNFIELQSIAKEPKENEFASGPQLLAVLIEGNIPSAYKNRMKPFDAPDFKAESTNNKMIVIADGDVGRNQILKGKPHDLSLDKWTGEQFGNKEFLINAIDYLLDDSGLIQLRNKTIQINLLDKQRAFTEKRFWQFMNIGIPLVLLALFGFGFNYWRKKKYS; translated from the coding sequence ATGAATAAGAAATTACAACATATTGCATTAGCCCTTATCGGACTGTTAATTGTTAATTACATCGCTAATTCAGTTTACAAACGTTTCGATTTAACACAGGACAAACGTTATACCTTATCTGAAGTAAGTGAAAATCTTATTGATAAAATTGATACCCCACTAACGATTCATGTATTCTTAGAAGGTGATTTTCCTGCGGAATTTAAACGTTTACAAATAGAGACACGCCAGTTTTTAGAAGAATTACAAGCTAAAAACGCCAATATTCGTTTCCGTTTTATCAACCCTGATAATATTCGTGAACGTTTGGTAAAAAGAGGAATGATGCCTAGCCAGTTAACTGTAGAAGAAGATGGAAAGTTATCTGAAGCTATTATTTTTCCTTGGGCTGAAATCACTTATGGTAAAAAAGTAGAGTTAATTTCTTTACTTCCTAACTCAATTGCTAAGACTCAAGAAGCTCAGCTACAAAATGCTGTTGAAAAGTTAGAGTATTCTTTTGCTAATGCATTACATAATGTTACTTTAAAAGAAAGACAAAAAATAGCGGTATTAGCTGGTAATGGTGAGTTGCAAGATATTTATCAATATAGTTTGTTAAGTGAAGTTGGTAAAAAATATCGTTTAGCTAAGTTTACATTAGATAGTGTTGCTAATAATCCGCAAAAAACCTTAAAAGACTTAAGAGCATACGATTTAGCAATTATTGCTAAACCTACCGAGCGTTTTACAGAAGAGGAAAAGCTTACCGTTGATCAGTTTATAGCAAACGGTGGTAAAAGTTTATGGATGCTAGATAATAACTATGCGGATACTGATAGTTTATACAATGAAGGAAAAATGTTAGCATTTCCTCGTGATTTGAATTTAACGGACTTATTGTTTGGATATCAAGTTCGTGTAAACAATAAACTCATTCAAGATTTGTATTCAGCTAAAATTCCGTTAGCCACAGGAAATGTAGGAAATCAAACACAGTTTCAACACTTAAATTGGTTTTATCATCCACTAGTTAGTGGCAATCCGAACCACCCGATTACTAAAAATGTTGCACCTGTTCGTTTTCGTTTTGCTACTCAAATAGATACTTTGAAAGGAAACTTAAAAAAGACTCCGTTATTAGTAACTTCTGTACTTACCAAACAAACAGGAACTCCCAACTTTATTGAGTTACAAAGTATCGCCAAAGAACCAAAAGAAAATGAATTTGCTTCAGGTCCACAATTATTAGCTGTTCTTATAGAAGGTAACATTCCTTCTGCTTATAAAAACAGAATGAAACCTTTTGACGCTCCTGATTTTAAAGCTGAGAGTACAAACAATAAAATGATTGTAATTGCTGACGGTGATGTAGGTAGAAATCAGATTTTAAAAGGAAAACCTCACGATTTGTCCTTAGATAAATGGACAGGAGAACAGTTTGGTAATAAAGAGTTTTTAATCAATGCTATTGATTATTTATTAGACGATTCTGGATTGATCCAATTACGCAATAAAACCATTCAAATTAACTTATTGGATAAACAACGTGCTTTTACTGAAAAACGTTTTTGGCAATTTATGAATATTGGTATTCCCTTAGTTTTATTAGCTCTGTTTGGCTTTGGGTTTAATTACTGGAGGAAGAAGAAATACTCTTAA
- a CDS encoding putative quinol monooxygenase, whose amino-acid sequence MFVRIVKMSFKPEKIKEFLNNFNSKKEFIRNSPGCRLLELYRDKTNPNIFFTYSYWNTEQDLENYRNSDLFKGIWAQTKILFNDKPLVWSVDKVESLP is encoded by the coding sequence ATGTTTGTACGAATTGTAAAAATGAGTTTTAAGCCAGAAAAAATTAAAGAATTTTTAAACAACTTTAATTCCAAAAAAGAGTTTATACGAAATTCACCTGGTTGCCGTTTATTAGAGTTGTATAGAGACAAAACGAATCCAAATATATTTTTCACTTATAGTTATTGGAATACTGAGCAAGATTTAGAAAACTACAGAAATTCTGATTTATTTAAAGGAATTTGGGCACAAACCAAAATACTATTTAATGATAAACCACTTGTTTGGAGTGTAGATAAAGTTGAATCGCTACCTTAG
- a CDS encoding SAM hydrolase/SAM-dependent halogenase family protein produces the protein MSLITLTTDFGTKDHFVGAVKGAIYSELPDAKIVDITHEISPFNITETAYILKNAYKSFPDKTIHVIGVDSELSVDNKHIALELDNHYFICPDNGLISMIASEIKPTKIFEINIHDRIESSFPVLDVFVQVASHIARGGSLSVIGREVDTYKKIVEIKPKVNEQQTIIAGGVIYIDNYGNVITNISKKQFNTIGKGRDYKVTARRYTFSKIYSRYNEIVDFSVTDKRQYDGEKLAIFNSAGFLEIAIYRSNLETVGGASTLLGLEYRDTITVEFENPIKPEFTPIN, from the coding sequence TTGGAACGAAAGACCACTTTGTAGGGGCTGTAAAAGGAGCTATTTATTCTGAGTTACCCGATGCTAAGATTGTTGATATTACGCATGAAATTTCTCCTTTTAACATTACTGAAACTGCTTATATTTTAAAGAATGCTTATAAAAGCTTTCCTGACAAAACAATTCATGTTATTGGAGTAGATTCAGAGTTAAGTGTGGATAATAAACATATTGCCTTAGAATTGGATAATCATTATTTTATTTGTCCTGACAACGGACTAATTTCAATGATTGCTTCTGAAATTAAACCTACTAAAATTTTTGAAATTAATATTCACGATCGTATTGAGAGTAGCTTTCCTGTGTTAGACGTTTTTGTGCAAGTAGCTTCTCATATTGCTCGTGGTGGTAGTTTAAGTGTTATTGGCAGAGAGGTTGACACGTATAAAAAGATTGTTGAAATTAAGCCTAAAGTAAACGAGCAGCAAACTATTATTGCGGGTGGTGTTATTTACATTGATAATTATGGAAATGTAATTACTAACATTAGTAAAAAACAATTTAATACTATTGGAAAAGGTCGTGATTATAAAGTTACGGCTAGACGTTATACTTTTTCTAAAATTTACAGCAGATATAATGAAATTGTTGATTTTTCGGTAACTGATAAACGACAATATGATGGTGAAAAGTTGGCTATTTTCAACTCTGCTGGCTTTTTAGAAATTGCTATTTACCGAAGTAATTTAGAAACGGTTGGTGGCGCCTCTACTCTACTTGGTTTAGAATATCGCGACACTATTACTGTTGAGTTTGAAAACCCTATTAAGCCAGAATTTACGCCTATTAATTAA